Proteins from one Mesorhizobium sp. M9A.F.Ca.ET.002.03.1.2 genomic window:
- a CDS encoding Xaa-Pro peptidase family protein, which translates to MDRNPFSEAEIAGRLVRVRAALAERALDAAVFASPENVFYLTGLDHWGYFAPHLLIVPLEGKPVLVTRSMEKVTIEKQVTAAEFRGHSDSETAADLAARVFAELSLSGKRIGLEYWTAGLSHGLAGALQTQADARWSDVSGLVDKMRLVKSAEEQALMRRAAQVTDAAAGAAIAAIADGAAEQEVAAQCVAAMIRAGGHAPGFGPFIRPAARLGEEHTTWGDGIYRKGEPVFVELSGCISRYHAPLGRLVRIGFISDDDAAMAEVTAKAFNAVVEALRPGVKARDVYAAWQAVADEAGLSHYRRHHCGYLVGAGQPPSWTGGNSVTGLRHDSDLEIETGMSFHILSWLMGTGRGDDFVSNTVLLTDAGAEVLTRTPAGPIVR; encoded by the coding sequence ATGGACCGTAATCCGTTTTCCGAAGCCGAAATCGCCGGCCGCCTTGTCAGGGTTCGCGCGGCGCTGGCCGAGCGCGCGCTCGACGCGGCGGTCTTTGCTTCGCCGGAGAACGTCTTCTACCTCACCGGGCTCGATCACTGGGGATATTTTGCCCCTCACCTGCTGATCGTCCCGCTCGAAGGAAAACCTGTTCTGGTCACCCGTTCGATGGAAAAGGTGACGATCGAGAAACAGGTGACCGCAGCGGAGTTCCGCGGCCATTCCGACAGCGAAACGGCGGCCGACCTTGCCGCGCGGGTGTTTGCGGAACTCAGCCTGTCCGGCAAGCGGATAGGCCTCGAATACTGGACGGCCGGGCTCAGCCATGGGCTTGCCGGCGCACTCCAGACGCAGGCCGACGCCAGATGGAGCGATGTTTCCGGCCTGGTCGACAAGATGCGGCTGGTGAAGAGCGCCGAGGAACAGGCGCTGATGCGTCGGGCGGCACAAGTGACCGACGCCGCCGCCGGCGCCGCGATCGCGGCGATCGCCGACGGCGCCGCCGAGCAGGAGGTCGCCGCCCAATGTGTTGCGGCGATGATCCGCGCCGGCGGTCATGCTCCGGGCTTCGGCCCGTTCATCCGCCCGGCCGCGCGCCTGGGCGAAGAGCACACGACGTGGGGCGACGGCATCTACCGCAAGGGCGAGCCGGTCTTCGTCGAATTGTCAGGCTGCATCTCGCGTTACCACGCGCCGCTTGGCCGGCTCGTTCGCATCGGCTTTATCAGCGACGACGATGCCGCGATGGCGGAAGTGACCGCCAAGGCGTTCAACGCGGTCGTCGAGGCGCTGCGGCCCGGCGTCAAGGCGCGCGACGTCTACGCCGCCTGGCAGGCCGTCGCCGACGAGGCCGGTCTTTCTCACTATCGCCGCCATCACTGCGGCTACCTGGTCGGCGCCGGCCAGCCGCCATCTTGGACCGGCGGCAATTCGGTGACGGGCTTGAGGCACGATTCCGACCTCGAGATCGAGACCGGGATGAGCTTTCACATCCTGTCGTGGCT
- the ehuB gene encoding ectoine/hydroxyectoine ABC transporter substrate-binding protein EhuB: MLKSSISRRMVVKAAASLALAATSLASLPAHAQTTFEQAKKDGYIRVGFANEAPFGFATPDGKLTGEAPEVAKAVLAKMGIAQVDGVLTEFGSLIPGLKAGRFDIIAAGMFINPKRCAEINFSEPSYGIGQAMLVAKGNPKGVKDYSSIKDNPDLKLAVMAGAVEGGYAKDAGVAQGQIVALPDQSSLVAAVQAGRADAAALTALSIADMAKKADGVESTTPFGEVAGKSVKGHGGFGFRKEDTDLQEAFNAELKTFLGSPEHIALVEPLGFGKDYLPNKTTAQLCAGE; the protein is encoded by the coding sequence ATGCTCAAATCATCGATATCGCGCCGGATGGTTGTAAAGGCCGCCGCCAGCCTCGCGCTCGCCGCCACGTCGTTGGCTTCGTTGCCCGCTCATGCGCAAACCACCTTCGAACAGGCCAAGAAGGACGGTTACATCCGCGTCGGCTTCGCCAACGAGGCGCCGTTCGGCTTCGCCACGCCTGACGGCAAGCTGACCGGCGAGGCGCCGGAAGTCGCCAAGGCGGTGCTCGCCAAGATGGGTATCGCGCAGGTTGACGGCGTGCTGACCGAATTCGGTTCGCTTATTCCGGGTCTCAAGGCCGGCCGCTTCGACATCATCGCCGCCGGCATGTTCATCAATCCGAAGCGCTGTGCCGAGATCAATTTCTCCGAGCCGTCCTACGGCATCGGTCAGGCCATGCTGGTGGCAAAGGGCAATCCGAAGGGCGTGAAGGACTATTCCAGCATCAAGGACAATCCGGATCTCAAGCTCGCCGTGATGGCCGGCGCCGTCGAGGGCGGCTATGCCAAGGACGCGGGCGTCGCCCAAGGGCAGATTGTCGCTTTGCCCGACCAGTCCAGCCTTGTCGCCGCCGTTCAGGCTGGCCGCGCCGATGCTGCCGCGCTGACCGCCCTTTCGATCGCCGACATGGCCAAGAAGGCCGACGGCGTCGAATCGACCACGCCCTTCGGCGAGGTTGCCGGCAAGTCGGTGAAAGGCCATGGCGGCTTCGGCTTCCGCAAGGAAGATACCGATCTGCAGGAAGCGTTCAACGCCGAGCTGAAGACGTTCCTCGGCTCGCCGGAGCACATCGCGCTGGTCGAGCCGCTTGGGTTCGGCAAGGACTATCTCCCCAACAAGACCACCGCGCAGCTTTGCGCGGGCGAGTAG
- the ehuC gene encoding ectoine/hydroxyectoine ABC transporter permease subunit EhuC has product MGIRTLVTMLVVALGVIAALATQEAYSLFLPGLLQGAVLTIEIAILGSLLAIVMGVLAALARMYGSAPLRWLATVYVEIFRGTSALVQLFWLFFVLPQFGVSLDAFVVAVLALGLNVGAYGSEVVRGAIQSVARGQWEACTALNMSRVQMLRRIILPQAFVAMIPPWGNLFIELLKSTALVSLITLSDLAFKAQQMNQNTFKTIPIFTLVLLMYLAMSLVLTIGMRLLERRASLGLARGRAE; this is encoded by the coding sequence ATGGGAATCCGTACGCTTGTCACCATGCTGGTCGTCGCGCTTGGCGTGATCGCCGCCTTGGCGACGCAGGAAGCCTATAGCCTGTTTCTGCCGGGGCTGCTGCAAGGCGCGGTCCTGACCATCGAGATCGCCATCCTCGGCAGCCTGCTGGCGATTGTCATGGGTGTGCTGGCAGCACTTGCAAGAATGTACGGCTCGGCGCCGCTCAGATGGCTGGCCACGGTCTATGTCGAGATCTTCCGCGGCACGTCGGCGCTGGTGCAATTGTTCTGGCTGTTTTTCGTGCTGCCGCAATTCGGTGTCTCGCTCGACGCGTTTGTGGTTGCCGTTCTGGCGCTCGGCCTGAACGTTGGCGCATACGGATCGGAAGTCGTGCGCGGCGCGATCCAGTCCGTCGCCCGCGGACAGTGGGAGGCGTGCACCGCATTGAACATGAGCCGCGTCCAGATGTTGCGCCGGATCATCCTGCCGCAGGCATTCGTCGCCATGATCCCGCCCTGGGGCAATCTGTTCATCGAGCTTTTGAAGTCGACAGCGCTGGTCTCGCTGATCACGCTTTCGGACCTCGCCTTCAAGGCGCAGCAGATGAACCAGAACACGTTCAAGACCATCCCGATTTTCACCCTCGTCCTGCTGATGTACCTGGCAATGTCGCTGGTTCTCACCATCGGCATGCGGCTTCTCGAAAGGCGGGCTTCGCTCGGGCTGGCGCGGGGGAGGGCAGAATGA
- the ehuD gene encoding ectoine/hydroxyectoine ABC transporter permease subunit EhuD gives MIWDWAFALEILPVLASAAIVSIEATLIGFALAASLGLVLAVVRIAVPWTGWTISVLVELIRSTPLLIQIFFLYFVFPKFGLVLDAFTAGVLAIGIHYAAYCSEVYRAGFDNIHRGQWEASIALNLSSWTTFRDIIIPQAIPPIVPALGNYLVALFKETPLLSAIAVMELMQTAKIIGSDTFRYTEPMTLVGLFFLAMSLVSAALIRTLERVLNRRTMR, from the coding sequence ATGATCTGGGATTGGGCCTTCGCCTTGGAAATCCTGCCGGTGCTCGCCAGCGCCGCCATCGTCTCCATCGAGGCGACGCTGATCGGCTTTGCGCTTGCCGCCTCGCTTGGCTTGGTGCTGGCTGTCGTGCGCATAGCCGTGCCGTGGACCGGCTGGACGATTTCGGTGCTGGTGGAACTGATCCGTTCGACCCCGCTGCTGATCCAGATATTCTTCCTCTATTTCGTCTTCCCGAAGTTCGGCCTCGTGCTCGACGCCTTCACCGCCGGGGTGCTTGCCATCGGCATCCACTATGCCGCCTATTGTTCCGAGGTCTATCGCGCCGGTTTCGACAACATCCATCGCGGCCAGTGGGAAGCCTCGATCGCGCTCAATTTGTCGTCCTGGACGACGTTTCGCGACATCATCATCCCGCAGGCGATTCCGCCGATCGTTCCAGCGCTCGGCAACTATCTGGTCGCCTTGTTCAAGGAGACGCCATTGCTTTCCGCGATCGCCGTGATGGAACTGATGCAGACCGCCAAGATCATCGGCTCCGATACCTTCCGCTACACCGAACCGATGACGCTGGTCGGCCTGTTCTTCCTTGCCATGAGCCTGGTTTCGGCCGCGCTCATCCGCACGCTCGAACGCGTGCTCAACCGGAGGACCATGCGATGA
- the ehuA gene encoding ectoine/hydroxyectoine ABC transporter ATP-binding protein EhuA, producing MTEQPMVRFDNVSKRYGALTVLDGLNLEIARGEKVSIIGPSGSGKTTVLRMLMTLETINDGVIWVEGEPLTHMERNGKLVPADLAHIRKIRAKIGMVFQSFNLFPHMTAMQNCIEAPITVLGMKRADAEARAAELLDMVGLSEKKDHYPSQLSGGQQQRVAIARACAMRPKIMLFDEVTSALDPELVGEVLEVIRKLGREHDLTMLMVTHQMGFAREFSDRVCFFHAGKICEQGPPSELFGAPKNERTQQFLHAVLEAG from the coding sequence ATGACGGAACAACCGATGGTCCGCTTCGACAATGTTTCGAAGCGCTACGGCGCGCTGACTGTTCTCGACGGGCTCAATCTGGAAATAGCACGCGGCGAAAAGGTCTCGATCATCGGCCCGTCGGGTTCCGGCAAGACGACAGTGCTGCGCATGCTGATGACGCTGGAGACGATCAATGACGGCGTCATCTGGGTCGAAGGCGAGCCGCTCACCCACATGGAGAGGAACGGCAAGCTTGTTCCCGCCGATCTCGCACACATCCGCAAGATTCGCGCCAAGATCGGCATGGTGTTCCAGTCGTTCAACCTGTTCCCGCACATGACGGCGATGCAGAACTGCATCGAGGCGCCGATTACCGTGCTCGGCATGAAGCGGGCTGATGCCGAGGCGCGTGCGGCCGAGCTGCTCGACATGGTCGGCCTGTCGGAGAAGAAGGACCACTATCCCTCGCAGCTCTCCGGCGGTCAGCAGCAGCGCGTCGCCATCGCCCGCGCTTGCGCCATGCGGCCCAAGATCATGCTGTTCGACGAAGTGACCTCGGCACTCGACCCCGAACTCGTCGGCGAAGTGCTTGAAGTCATCCGAAAACTCGGTAGGGAACATGACCTCACCATGCTGATGGTCACCCACCAGATGGGGTTTGCCAGGGAGTTCTCCGATCGCGTCTGCTTTTTCCACGCGGGTAAGATCTGCGAACAGGGACCGCCAAGCGAGCTGTTCGGCGCCCCCAAGAATGAGCGGACGCAGCAGTTCCTGCATGCTGTCCTGGAGGCTGGATGA
- a CDS encoding GntR family transcriptional regulator, with protein sequence MTLETDATPMAVTAAPPRPLSARERFERIYRILRDRICLLDYAPGSHLSEEELAQEFQISRTPVRRVLARLESEGLVQSVHGVGTIVTDVDIEELQQVYHLRLELALLVGKLSPIPRTVDDLDRIRALIARCDSDMRNPDQRAFLRLNMDFFYELTAMTGNQPLREISERLYVQVARVVLKMMPQLGLVEEYTAFRREMEDVLAAAEIGDWESIGHIRRAHISMSFRRMMRHAGEAGTSDGTR encoded by the coding sequence ATGACGCTTGAGACAGATGCCACGCCCATGGCTGTGACCGCCGCGCCGCCGCGCCCGCTCTCGGCGCGGGAGCGGTTCGAGCGTATCTACCGGATACTGCGCGACCGCATCTGCCTGCTCGACTACGCGCCGGGCAGCCATCTCTCCGAGGAAGAACTTGCCCAGGAATTCCAGATCAGCCGCACGCCGGTTCGGCGTGTCCTGGCGCGCCTCGAATCCGAGGGTCTGGTTCAATCCGTTCATGGTGTCGGCACGATCGTCACCGACGTCGACATCGAGGAATTGCAGCAGGTCTATCACTTGCGCCTGGAACTGGCGCTCCTCGTCGGCAAGCTTTCGCCGATCCCGCGCACGGTGGACGACCTCGACCGGATCAGGGCGCTCATCGCGCGCTGCGATTCCGATATGCGCAATCCCGATCAGCGCGCTTTCCTGCGCCTCAACATGGATTTTTTCTACGAGCTCACGGCAATGACCGGCAACCAGCCGCTGCGCGAGATCAGCGAGCGCCTGTATGTTCAAGTCGCGCGCGTCGTCCTGAAGATGATGCCGCAGTTGGGCCTTGTCGAGGAGTACACTGCGTTCCGCCGCGAAATGGAAGATGTGCTTGCCGCCGCCGAGATCGGCGACTGGGAGTCCATCGGGCACATAAGGCGAGCTCATATCTCGATGAGCTTCCGCCGCATGATGCGCCATGCAGGCGAGGCCGGCACGTCCGATGGAACTCGGTAG
- a CDS encoding helix-turn-helix domain-containing protein has translation MDSLITAAARALAAGDPLGALKRVALRDDAPALALRGIAMAQLGDLVRAKALLKSAARAFGPKEAVARARCIVAEAEIALVSRDLTWPAKTLDAARATLEKHGDRINAAHARNLEVRRLLLIGRLDEAERMLAGFDPTPLPPASRAAHELAVASVAMRRLQTKAARAALARAEHAARDAHIPALTAEVESASLVMNTPAARLIARGEERPLLLEEVEALLASGALVVDACRNVVRVAGTVVSLATRPVLFALARALGEAWPADVPRSTLVARAFGGKHADESHRARLRVEAGRLRVELRSLVGVSATKRGFALKPRRAREVVVLAPPVDERHAAVLAFLADGESWSSSALAIALGTSPRTVQRALEQLAAAGKVQFYGRGRARRWMTPPVPGFPTILLLPGPLPGY, from the coding sequence ATGGACTCGCTGATCACCGCTGCTGCGCGCGCACTCGCGGCAGGTGATCCCCTCGGCGCTTTGAAGCGGGTCGCCCTGCGTGACGATGCGCCTGCGCTCGCGCTGCGGGGCATCGCGATGGCGCAGCTCGGCGATCTCGTTCGAGCAAAGGCTCTCCTCAAGAGTGCGGCGCGCGCATTCGGCCCGAAAGAGGCCGTGGCCCGTGCGAGGTGTATCGTGGCCGAAGCCGAAATTGCACTGGTCTCGCGTGACCTAACCTGGCCGGCGAAGACACTCGATGCTGCGCGGGCGACGCTTGAGAAGCACGGCGACCGCATAAATGCCGCGCATGCGCGCAATCTCGAGGTCCGGCGCCTGCTCCTGATCGGCCGCCTCGACGAGGCCGAGCGCATGCTCGCCGGATTCGACCCAACACCACTCCCGCCCGCGTCGAGGGCCGCCCACGAACTGGCGGTCGCGAGCGTAGCGATGCGCCGTCTCCAGACGAAAGCGGCGCGCGCTGCGCTCGCTCGGGCCGAGCACGCCGCGCGTGACGCCCATATCCCCGCGCTGACAGCCGAGGTTGAAAGCGCATCCCTCGTGATGAACACGCCCGCGGCGCGCCTGATCGCGCGCGGCGAGGAGCGCCCACTTCTGCTCGAGGAGGTAGAAGCACTGCTGGCCTCAGGGGCGCTCGTCGTGGATGCGTGCCGCAATGTCGTGCGGGTCGCGGGCACGGTCGTCTCGCTCGCGACGCGCCCGGTCTTGTTCGCGCTTGCCCGCGCGCTGGGCGAAGCCTGGCCCGCGGACGTGCCGAGGAGCACGCTCGTCGCCCGCGCCTTCGGCGGCAAGCACGCCGATGAATCGCATCGCGCCCGGTTGCGGGTCGAAGCCGGGCGGCTTCGCGTGGAGCTGCGGTCGCTGGTTGGGGTGAGCGCGACGAAGCGAGGCTTTGCGCTTAAGCCGCGCCGCGCACGCGAGGTCGTCGTGCTGGCACCGCCCGTCGACGAGCGGCATGCGGCGGTGCTCGCCTTCCTTGCCGACGGCGAGTCGTGGTCGAGCTCGGCGCTCGCGATTGCGCTCGGCACCAGCCCGCGCACCGTGCAGCGGGCGCTTGAGCAGCTTGCCGCAGCAGGCAAGGTGCAGTTTTATGGTCGCGGGCGAGCGCGTCGTTGGATGACCCCGCCGGTGCCGGGATTCCCGACAATCTTGTTACTCCCAGGTCCGCTGCCGGGTTACTAG
- a CDS encoding PQQ-binding-like beta-propeller repeat protein codes for MKRSAAEVLREYGPFPGADQVNGVTFDGEHVWFASGDRVNALDPASGNVVRSIDVAAHAGTAFDGQHLYQIAEDRIQKIDPKTGQVLATIPAPGGGGDSGLAWAEGTLWVGQHRGRKIHQIDPQTGAVLRTIESNRVVTGVTWIDGELWHGTWEGDESDVRRIDPETGKVLEKLEMPPGTGVSGLESDGGDQFFCGGGNSGKVRAVRRPRRATSK; via the coding sequence ATGAAACGATCTGCAGCCGAAGTCCTCCGCGAATATGGCCCCTTTCCGGGTGCTGACCAGGTGAATGGGGTTACGTTCGACGGCGAGCACGTGTGGTTCGCGTCCGGAGACAGAGTGAATGCCTTAGATCCTGCGAGCGGGAACGTGGTGCGCTCGATCGATGTCGCCGCCCACGCAGGAACGGCCTTCGACGGTCAGCACCTTTATCAGATCGCCGAAGATCGCATCCAGAAGATCGATCCGAAGACCGGCCAAGTGCTGGCCACGATCCCGGCGCCTGGCGGCGGCGGCGACTCCGGGCTCGCATGGGCCGAAGGGACGCTCTGGGTGGGGCAGCATCGCGGCCGCAAGATCCATCAAATCGATCCCCAGACCGGGGCAGTTCTTCGCACCATTGAGAGCAACCGCGTCGTCACCGGCGTCACCTGGATCGATGGCGAGCTCTGGCACGGTACCTGGGAAGGTGACGAGAGCGACGTCAGGCGAATAGATCCTGAAACGGGAAAGGTCCTGGAGAAGCTCGAGATGCCGCCTGGAACAGGCGTGTCAGGGCTCGAGTCCGACGGCGGCGATCAGTTCTTCTGCGGCGGTGGAAACAGCGGCAAGGTGAGAGCCGTCCGCCGGCCCAGGCGAGCCACGAGCAAGTAA
- a CDS encoding GNAT family N-acetyltransferase, translating to MSARFIIEPLEKKHRRTDFSCGNDRIDSYFREVVSQDVKRKYATCFVAREIATDRVAGFYTLSSSNVPLNEVPEPLAKKLPRYPSVSAVLIGWLGRHSDHAGQGLGEALLFDAIKTIETSPIGAHAIFADAIDDKAASFYAAFGFVPLVERPRTLYLPVATALSLLST from the coding sequence GTGAGTGCCCGCTTCATCATCGAGCCGCTGGAGAAGAAACACAGGCGAACGGACTTCTCCTGCGGCAACGACCGGATCGACAGCTATTTCCGCGAGGTTGTGTCGCAGGACGTGAAGCGCAAATACGCGACCTGCTTCGTTGCCAGGGAAATCGCGACCGACCGGGTAGCCGGCTTTTACACCCTGTCCTCCAGCAACGTGCCTCTGAACGAGGTTCCCGAGCCGCTGGCGAAGAAGCTGCCGCGCTACCCTTCCGTTTCGGCCGTCCTGATCGGCTGGCTTGGCCGGCATAGTGACCATGCCGGCCAGGGGCTCGGCGAAGCCTTGCTGTTCGACGCCATCAAGACCATAGAAACCTCGCCCATTGGGGCGCACGCCATCTTTGCCGACGCCATCGACGACAAGGCCGCATCGTTCTACGCGGCCTTTGGTTTCGTGCCCTTGGTCGAAAGGCCGCGCACGCTCTATCTGCCGGTGGCGACAGCGTTGAGCCTGTTGTCAACATGA
- a CDS encoding DUF1778 domain-containing protein has product MPKPLAETETARLEARIPVQVYDQMQRAARLRGMTLTGYLIATAGEDARRVVEDAEIMRLARADQIRFAEALIEPPRPNARLARAAKRHAELIERR; this is encoded by the coding sequence ATGCCTAAGCCCCTTGCCGAAACCGAGACCGCCCGGCTCGAAGCGCGCATCCCGGTTCAGGTCTATGACCAGATGCAGCGCGCCGCCCGCCTGCGCGGCATGACCCTGACCGGTTATCTCATCGCCACCGCAGGCGAAGACGCACGGCGCGTTGTCGAGGATGCCGAGATCATGCGCCTCGCGCGCGCGGATCAAATCCGCTTCGCCGAGGCGCTGATCGAGCCGCCCAGACCGAATGCGCGGCTGGCCCGCGCCGCAAAGCGGCACGCCGAACTGATCGAGCGTCGGTGA
- a CDS encoding GntR family transcriptional regulator has product MTEPIEFKRVGEGNLRAQVYQQIRLTIQRGELAPGRKLVDVDIAAQLGISRMPVRDALMQLVHEGYLVGTTRGFTLPTLTATDVADIFEVRRLLEPRAAAHAARTLDATGLKTLAAALQEAERAAAAGDADRFFQANSAFRNCWLGAVENDRLSQTIARFADHVLVVRLRTLSHQPTQAVIVAGMRAIYEAFVKRDAVAAYDRMTHFIQNAEERFMKLSPPFQHSNDEGESIPLQGKS; this is encoded by the coding sequence ATGACGGAACCGATCGAGTTCAAACGGGTTGGCGAGGGCAACCTGCGTGCCCAGGTCTATCAGCAGATCCGCCTGACGATACAGCGCGGCGAACTGGCGCCTGGCCGGAAGCTCGTCGATGTCGATATTGCCGCCCAGCTCGGCATTTCCAGAATGCCTGTCCGCGATGCGTTGATGCAACTGGTGCATGAAGGCTATCTCGTCGGCACGACACGCGGCTTCACACTGCCCACGCTGACCGCGACGGATGTCGCCGACATTTTCGAGGTGCGCCGCCTGCTCGAGCCGCGGGCCGCCGCGCACGCCGCACGCACGCTTGACGCCACCGGCCTCAAGACGCTGGCGGCCGCGCTTCAGGAGGCGGAGAGAGCGGCCGCCGCCGGCGATGCCGACCGCTTTTTCCAGGCCAATTCGGCATTCAGGAATTGCTGGCTCGGCGCCGTCGAGAACGATCGCCTTTCACAGACAATTGCCCGGTTCGCCGACCACGTGCTCGTCGTCCGGTTAAGGACGCTGTCGCACCAGCCGACGCAGGCCGTCATCGTGGCCGGCATGCGCGCAATCTACGAGGCGTTCGTCAAGCGCGACGCTGTCGCGGCCTACGATCGCATGACGCACTTCATCCAGAACGCCGAGGAGCGGTTCATGAAGCTGAGCCCACCGTTTCAACATTCCAACGATGAGGGTGAGAGCATCCCGCTGCAGGGAAAATCATGA
- a CDS encoding LLM class flavin-dependent oxidoreductase translates to MRKQHPLKGPNRFKLGVFSMNADGGLAMTTVPERWRARWEDNLNSAGIADRAGLEFLLPIARWRGFGGLTHVREWSFETFTWAAGLAVATENIGLFMTVHVPLVHPLQAAKALATVDHISNGRAGLNIVCGWNPDEFAMFGQTVGERTYDQAEEWINIIERAYQSREPFDFAGEFYDLKAVVSRPPSLQAPRPVTMNAAFGAPGRNYAARHCDYLFSTFSEIADGRAHVVDITNRAAEVGREVGVYTVCHVVCRETQQEAEDYYRHYALECADEGAVDEHMRKKKEFANSHDAKAFTEYRQRFAGGAGTFPLIGTPEKIVDDLTKIMDQGYSGAALTFVNYTYELPFFCDRVLPLMRQAGLRVN, encoded by the coding sequence ATCAGAAAGCAGCATCCGCTGAAGGGGCCGAACAGGTTCAAGCTCGGCGTCTTCTCGATGAACGCCGATGGCGGCCTGGCGATGACCACCGTTCCCGAGCGTTGGCGCGCCCGCTGGGAAGACAACCTCAATTCCGCCGGCATCGCCGATCGCGCCGGCCTGGAGTTTCTGCTGCCGATCGCGCGCTGGCGCGGCTTTGGCGGTTTGACGCATGTGCGCGAATGGTCGTTCGAGACTTTCACCTGGGCGGCGGGTCTTGCCGTCGCCACGGAGAACATCGGTCTGTTCATGACGGTGCATGTGCCGCTGGTTCATCCGCTGCAGGCTGCAAAGGCGCTGGCAACGGTCGACCACATCTCCAACGGGCGTGCCGGTTTGAACATCGTCTGCGGCTGGAACCCAGACGAGTTCGCCATGTTCGGGCAGACGGTCGGCGAGCGGACCTACGATCAGGCCGAGGAATGGATCAACATTATCGAGCGTGCCTACCAATCCAGGGAGCCGTTCGATTTCGCCGGCGAGTTCTATGATCTGAAGGCGGTCGTCAGCCGTCCGCCAAGCCTGCAGGCGCCACGCCCGGTGACCATGAACGCCGCCTTCGGCGCACCGGGGCGCAATTATGCGGCGCGCCACTGCGACTATTTGTTTTCGACTTTTTCCGAAATTGCCGATGGCCGCGCGCATGTGGTCGACATCACCAACCGCGCCGCTGAGGTCGGACGCGAAGTCGGCGTCTACACCGTATGCCACGTCGTCTGCCGGGAGACCCAGCAGGAAGCCGAGGACTATTACCGGCACTACGCGCTGGAATGCGCGGACGAGGGCGCCGTCGACGAGCATATGCGCAAGAAGAAGGAATTCGCCAACTCGCATGACGCAAAGGCCTTCACCGAATATCGGCAAAGGTTCGCCGGCGGTGCTGGGACGTTCCCGCTCATCGGCACGCCGGAAAAGATCGTCGACGATCTCACCAAGATCATGGATCAGGGTTATTCCGGCGCCGCTCTCACATTCGTCAACTACACCTACGAATTGCCCTTCTTCTGTGATCGCGTGCTGCCGCTGATGCGCCAAGCCGGACTTCGAGTAAATTGA
- a CDS encoding flavin reductase family protein has protein sequence MPAAASPTTWVHGHDAIDPRAFKQAMRAVAGSVAILASEHGEIGFCGITATAVCSFSAEPPSLLACVNRSSTFGLAIREGLPFSVNLPAGDQENVARAFGGMTKAKGVARFSSGSWVRGETGAPLLVGARATFECRVAEIIARASHMIVIGIVSGVALDRADRSPVFYAHGRFLTVGDDAN, from the coding sequence ATGCCGGCGGCTGCCAGTCCGACGACTTGGGTGCATGGGCACGACGCCATCGATCCGCGTGCCTTCAAGCAGGCGATGCGGGCCGTGGCGGGGTCGGTCGCCATCCTCGCGTCGGAGCACGGCGAGATCGGCTTTTGCGGAATCACGGCGACGGCGGTCTGCTCATTCAGCGCCGAGCCGCCTTCGCTGCTGGCCTGCGTCAACCGAAGCAGCACCTTCGGCTTGGCCATTCGCGAAGGCTTGCCCTTTTCCGTCAATCTTCCTGCCGGCGACCAGGAGAATGTTGCGCGTGCCTTCGGCGGCATGACCAAAGCCAAGGGCGTCGCGCGGTTCTCGTCCGGGTCATGGGTGCGCGGCGAAACCGGCGCGCCCTTGCTTGTCGGCGCGCGGGCGACGTTCGAGTGCCGGGTGGCCGAAATCATCGCGCGGGCATCGCACATGATCGTGATCGGCATCGTCTCGGGGGTCGCGCTGGACCGCGCTGACCGATCGCCGGTCTTCTACGCGCATGGGCGGTTCCTGACAGTAGGAGATGATGCCAACTAA